The genomic region CCAAATCCTGAATCTCCTCTATTAAATTCTCAATATCCACATTGTCAAAGTCTCTAGCTTTTAATTTAGCTATGGTCTCTTGAGTCCAATCTAAATAATCGGATTCATATAAGGATTTTTTGGCAATCAGTTGAGTCATTAACTTGTAACTCCTTTAATACAACCAGTACTATATTAACATAGTTGCTAATCACATAGCTATGGAAAAAAGTGATCGCGCTGACTTGTTAGTTTGCTTGGAAAGATATCCGAGGAGAAGCCTTAAGAATGCTCACTGTTCACGTGTTGTCTTGTAGAGAAGGTGTCGCTTTTAGGAATACGGGAATGCGATCGCCTGGTAGAAGGAGAGTTTCCTTTTGAGCTAGGTGTGGTTGGTGGTTTTGGGTATTGCCCAATTTAGACACCATGATTTAGCATGGGTTTAGATGTTTGCATTCCAGGGGAGAAAAAATGACAGTTTGGTTGATATGCTTCTTCTTACTATTTGCTATAGCGGAGATATTTAGTTGGGCCTTTGACTGGTTAGGAAACTTATCTTTACCTTTACCCATGAATATTTTGGCCGGATCATTTTTAGCCGTTGCTTCCAATTATGATAAGATACTAGCTGCTGAGAATTATAATGGAGAGTTGTTAGCAAGAAGCTCCAAATTTGATAATGCTACATCAGAGATAATTGTTTCCCCAGTTGAGCATGATTAGTCGATTTGTTACAAAAATGCGTATTGCTTCTATTACTAATAGAAACACTATTAATAAGAGTAAACATAATTTCGTGTCGGTTATTCTCGTCACCAGTATGGGAGTAACAGGTGTCATATGGGGAATGGGGGAAATGAAGTGGTTACAAAGTATGGAGTTAGGAATTTATGATCGAATGTTGCGACTCCGTCATCGAGAACCCATGGATCCAAGACTGTTGTTAGTTACAATTGCAGAGGAAGATATAAAACGGGAAAAATGGCCCCTATCAGATCAAACTGTCAATCAACTACTGAAAAAATTGGCGTCTTATCAACCAAGAGTAGTGGGGTTAAATATTTATCGTCCTCAACAAAAAGATTTAGGTAACAATTTAACGCCATCAGGTCAAGTAATTGCCACTTGTCTATTAAGTAATATTGGCAGGTCAGAAGTTCCTCCTCCTGGTAACATTCCCACAGATAATATCGGGTTTGATGATGTGGTTAGTGATAATCAGGTGGATCAGGTGATTCGTCGGGCTTTATTATTTGCTGAACCCACGGAGAAAGACGAAAAATGCCAAACAGAATTTTCCTTTGGCACCTTATTAGCTATTACATATTTAGATCGGCAGGGTATAAGATACACCTTCGGTCAAAATCAAGAGTTGCAAATAGGTAAAGCCGTATTTCACCGCTTAGATAAAAATGGGGGAGGTTATCAACATGTGGATACAAATGGCTATCAAATTTTATTAAACTATCGTCATCCCCAGGATCTAGCCCAACAGGTTACACTTACACAAGTAATGACAGGTAAAGTTAAACCAAGTTGGGTAAAGGATCGCTTGGTAATTATAGGTGCTATCGCTAATAGTGTACATCCGGGATATTACACACCCTATAGTAGTTTATCTGAGCAAAGCCCCAGACTGTCCCGTATGATGATCCATGCCCAGGTGGCCAGTCAAATCATTAGTGCAGCACTGGATGGTAGAGCTGTAATTAATTATTGGTCAGACTGGTTAGAATGGTTATGGATTTGGAGTTATGCAGTTATTGGTGCAATTTTGACCAGAAAATGGCATCATCCTATCCCCGTAACAATAGCACTAACTGTGGTGATTTTGCTGACTTTAGCTATTGTCACTATTTTGTCTTGGCAAGCTATATGGATACCCTTTTTTCGACCAGTTTTATGTTTGATTATGAGTAGCATTGCTATGATAAGCTATACTAGCTACCGGGTGCAAAAACAGAACCAGATAATTCTTGCCCAGGTGCAAAAACAACAACAAGCAATTGAGGAAATGAGTTTGCTATGGGAGCAAAAAACCCAACTTCCCACCCACGTTGACCAGTTTGATTTTGTTGATGCGGTCACATCTGGAGATACGGATTTACTTTTAGCTGGACGCTATCAGATCATGAGAAATCTGGGTTCAGGAGGTTTTGGCAGGACTTATTTAGTAGAAGATACTCAAAACCAAAACAAGGATCAGCATCATACCTGTGTGATTAAGCAATTAATGCCAGCCCGGAGAGATGACAAGTTTTTGCAGGTTGCTCGTAGACTATTTAACACTGAAGCGGAAATTTTAGCCATTGTAGGTCAACACCCGCAAATTCCCCAACTGTTGGGTTATTTTGAGGATAGACAGGAGTTTTATCTAGTTCAAGAGTATATAGTAGGTCATACTTTAAGTCAAGAGTTACCTCCAGTAACGGGTGCTAAAAGCCAGAGCTTTGTTATTGCTATGTTACTAGAAATCTTAGAGATTTTATCTTTTATACATCAACACCATGTAATTCACCGAGATATTAAACCTAGCAATATTATGCGACGCCATCAAGATAATCGTCTGTGTTTAATAGATTTTGGCGCGGTGAAATTAATTCAACCTCAAATTAATCCTGGCACTGAGTCAGCTACGGTTTCCATAGGTACAAGGGGGTATTCACCACCCGAACAATTGGCTGGTCATCCCCGCTTATCTAGCGATATTTATGCCCTGGGTATGATTGGTATTCAAGCTGTGACCGGAAATTTTCCCCAAGAATTGCCGTTGGATCCCCAAACTGGCAATGTGGTTTGGCGACACCTTGGTATAGTTAGTGATCAGTTGGCAAGTATTTTAGACAAAATGGTTTGTTATAATTTTGGCGATCGCTATTTGTCCGCTAGGGCGGTTATTGAAGATTTAAACTGCAGCTTCTCACCTTAGTTGCAGGGTAGTCATATATATTCAAAAAGTACATAAGAAAATCAATAATTTGTAGTCTAACTAACTATTATAAAAATAATTTCTTTGTTAAGTTTCTAGTATGCTTAATCTAGGTAACTTCTGATCTGTACAAGTTTCAAATCTGATGCTATGTACTGACAAGTAGTACAAGACAATTGACTACATAGGAACAAAAACAAGTGCGGAAAAAATTTTTGCTCATCGGGGGTTTGACAGTACTTTTCACGACAGTGCCACTGGTAAGTGGTGCTTTGGCTGAAACGGCAAAAAGTGCCCCACCTCCTGATACAGGAGACACAACATTTGTCCTGATTTCTTCCGCTTTGGTGCTATTGATGACACCGGGGTTGGCCTTCTTTTATGGTGGATTTGTGCGATCACGCAACATCCTCAACACCTTAATGATGAGTTTTGTGTTGATGGCAATTGTGGGGGTAACCTGGGTACTATGGGGCTATAGTTTATCCTTTGCTCCTGGGTTGCCATTTATTGGGGGTTTACAGTGGTTTGGTTTAAATGGTGTGGGTTTGGAAACAACAGGATATCTAGCAGGTTCAGCACCGCAGGAAGTAGTTTCTTACGCATCAACAATACCCCATCAAGCATACATGATCTATCAAGCCATGTTTGCAATTATCACTCCAGCTTTAATTTCTGGAGCGATCGCGGAGCGGATGAGTTTTCGCGCCTACTGTCTATTTGTGCTGCTGTGGTCGACCTTTATTTACACACCTTTAGCTCATGCGGTATGGGCTAAGGGTGGATTTCTAGGTCTATATGGTGGTTTAGGTGCCTTAGACTTTGCTGGTGGGACTGTAGTACATATTAGTTCTGGCGTGTCTGCTCTTGTAGCAGCAATTGTACTTGGTCCTCGCAAAAACCATCCCGATCGTCTCGCACCACCTCATAATGTCCCCTTTATTTTATTAGGTGCAGGTCTGTTATGGTTTGGCTGGTTTGGTTTTAATGCTGGTAGTGCCCTATCTGCTGGCACTATTGCTACAGTAGCATTTGTTGCAACTAATACATCTGCCGCCGCAGGAGCATTAATGTGGTTAATCTTGGAAACTAGTCTAAGAGGGAAACCCACTGCTGTAGGAGCAGCTACGGGTGCAGTAGCAGGTCTAGTAGGTATCACCCCCGCTGCAGGATTTGTCACTCCACTCGCGGCAATATTAATTGGTTTCATTACTTCCTTTGTGTGCTTCTATGCAGTTAGTTTAAAGCATAAACTAAATGTAGATGATGCTTTAGATACCTATCCCGTACATGGTGTGGGAGGAACACTAGGAGCAATTTTAACCGCTATATTTGCCACTACTGAGGTTAATTCAGGAGGAAAGGACGGATTACTACGTGGGAATTTTGGGGAATTATTCGTCGAATTAGGGG from Cylindrospermopsis curvispora GIHE-G1 harbors:
- a CDS encoding CHASE2 domain-containing serine/threonine-protein kinase; the protein is MISRFVTKMRIASITNRNTINKSKHNFVSVILVTSMGVTGVIWGMGEMKWLQSMELGIYDRMLRLRHREPMDPRLLLVTIAEEDIKREKWPLSDQTVNQLLKKLASYQPRVVGLNIYRPQQKDLGNNLTPSGQVIATCLLSNIGRSEVPPPGNIPTDNIGFDDVVSDNQVDQVIRRALLFAEPTEKDEKCQTEFSFGTLLAITYLDRQGIRYTFGQNQELQIGKAVFHRLDKNGGGYQHVDTNGYQILLNYRHPQDLAQQVTLTQVMTGKVKPSWVKDRLVIIGAIANSVHPGYYTPYSSLSEQSPRLSRMMIHAQVASQIISAALDGRAVINYWSDWLEWLWIWSYAVIGAILTRKWHHPIPVTIALTVVILLTLAIVTILSWQAIWIPFFRPVLCLIMSSIAMISYTSYRVQKQNQIILAQVQKQQQAIEEMSLLWEQKTQLPTHVDQFDFVDAVTSGDTDLLLAGRYQIMRNLGSGGFGRTYLVEDTQNQNKDQHHTCVIKQLMPARRDDKFLQVARRLFNTEAEILAIVGQHPQIPQLLGYFEDRQEFYLVQEYIVGHTLSQELPPVTGAKSQSFVIAMLLEILEILSFIHQHHVIHRDIKPSNIMRRHQDNRLCLIDFGAVKLIQPQINPGTESATVSIGTRGYSPPEQLAGHPRLSSDIYALGMIGIQAVTGNFPQELPLDPQTGNVVWRHLGIVSDQLASILDKMVCYNFGDRYLSARAVIEDLNCSFSP
- a CDS encoding ammonium transporter; the protein is MRKKFLLIGGLTVLFTTVPLVSGALAETAKSAPPPDTGDTTFVLISSALVLLMTPGLAFFYGGFVRSRNILNTLMMSFVLMAIVGVTWVLWGYSLSFAPGLPFIGGLQWFGLNGVGLETTGYLAGSAPQEVVSYASTIPHQAYMIYQAMFAIITPALISGAIAERMSFRAYCLFVLLWSTFIYTPLAHAVWAKGGFLGLYGGLGALDFAGGTVVHISSGVSALVAAIVLGPRKNHPDRLAPPHNVPFILLGAGLLWFGWFGFNAGSALSAGTIATVAFVATNTSAAAGALMWLILETSLRGKPTAVGAATGAVAGLVGITPAAGFVTPLAAILIGFITSFVCFYAVSLKHKLNVDDALDTYPVHGVGGTLGAILTAIFATTEVNSGGKDGLLRGNFGELFVELGAIAIAYVMSAVGTYLILKFISATVGLRVQEEAEQQGLDVNEHGEEGYNSEFGDRINILE